A window of [Clostridium] innocuum genomic DNA:
GCAGTATGATATCATCCGTCTGGATCATTTCCGTGCCTTTGATACCTATTGGAAAATACCGGCATCCTGTCCGACTGCAAAGGATGGAGAATGGATCATGGGACCATCCTATGAGTTTTTTGATGAGGTGTTCCGCCGATTCCCGGATATCCGTCTGATTGCAGAGGATTTGGGCGATCTGCGCAGACAGGTTGGCAAGCTGCGTGATCATTACAACCTGATGGGCATGAATGTCATATCCTTTGAGCTGCAGCCTAAGCTTTTGAAGAAGCCGCGGAAAGAGCATATCGTTTTATATACGGGAACGCATGATAATGATACACTGGAGGGCTTTTATCAGCTATTGACACAGAATCGGCGTATCGCCCTGCGCAGATTTTTCCATAACTGCGGCTATGATAACCGAATGTTTCACGAACTGGTGATTCGTTATTGTCTGGATAGTGCCGCCGATGTGGTCATCCTGCCAATGAGTGATATCCTTGGCTTGAAAAGTGAGGGGCGCCTCAATACACCGGGAACGATCGGCAGTCCGAACTGGGAGTGGAAGGTGAAAAACCTCAAGGAATTTTATGCACTGCTGCCAAAGCTGGGAGAATGGATGCAAGCAGGCGGGCGCAGCTGATTGAGATAATCAATATATTGAACATGGAAGCTGAAAAAAGGGTATCCTGTCTGTCGTATGGATAGAACCGGATTGCCCTTTTCGTTATGATTATAGATATCTTCACTGTTTTTCTGTTTTCAATTCGTTTTACATACATACTGAATTCCTTTTACCAGGCTGTAGATCAGGAACCAAAAACGATACAGCATAAAAAGCTTTTTCATACATTTTAGATTTCATGGATGAAAAAGCTTTTTGTTTTATTGCTGCGTTAGGAAAAATATACGAGCTGATAAGTATCAGCGATTCTGGTTTGGCGTCTGCCGGGAAGTGCCCTCATCCGAGGAGGAAGTGGTATTGTCAGCTTCTCCAAGTGTGACTGTAAAGGTCTTAGTGGAACGATCCCGCAGGACGGTAATTTTCATAGTTTCTCCAGCCTTGTGGGAATTTACCACGGTTTTAACATCGGAAATACTTTCTACATCCTTGTCATCTACTTTTAAAATCTGATCGCCGGCCTGCAGTCCTGCTTTATCAGCTGCCTTACCTTCCACGACACTTGCGATATAGACCTGTGTGCTGGTATCGGAGCTGAATGGATTGTTGCTGGTACCCAGGGTCAGTGTAACTCCCAGAGATGCGCGTCCCTTTACATAACCGTTTTCAATTAGATTTGTGATAACATCCTTTGCACGGTCGATAGGAATTGCAAAACCAAGACCTTCGATATTGGAACCACTGGATTTGGCATTAACAATACCGATCAGTTCACCCTGATCATTGAACAAACCGCCACCGGAATTTCCCGGGTTGATAGCAGCATTTGTCTGTAGAAGATGCATTGTCTGATTATCTATCGTCACTTCCCGATCCAGTGCGGAAATGATGCCGCTTGTCACGGTACCGCCAAGTTCACCAAGTGGGTTTCCAATCGCAACTGCGGTATCCCCTACTTCCAGCTTGGAGCTGTTGCCCAGTACAGCAGGCTTTAGGTTGCTTGCCTCGACCTTTATAACAGCCAGATCGGTGGAGGAATCATTGCCTATCAGTTTGGCATCGTAAGACTTTCCATCCTTGGTTGTTACCTTGATTTTGCTTGCACCGTCAATTACATGATTGTTTGTCACGATGTATCCATCCTTGCTAAGAATGACACCACTGCCGGCACCTGACTGAACTGCCTGTTGGAAAAACTCATTCGTGGAAACTGATTCTGTTTTTATCTCCACAACGCTTTCCATGGCCTCATTCGCGATATCCTTGACTGACATACTGGTCGCGTTTGCTGTATTGCTTTTGGAAGAATTCGTTTTCTCAACTGCCTGATAAAGCACGGTTCCGTTTCCATTCGATTTGCTCAGCTGATATGCCAGTGTTGCTCCTCCAAATCCGCCTCCGATGGAAATCAGCAGACATCCGCTGATGATGCAGGCATTTTTGTGACGCTTCATAAACGATGGCTTTTTTTCCTTCTGCAAAGGTGCCCCTGCAGCTGCATCATCCATGTTCATTTCCGTGTTTTCTGATTTTTCATTGAACGAATTTTGTTTAACATCTTCCTCATTATGTTCTTCATATACTTCAAAGTCTTCCATATGTGTGTCCTCCTTTTATGCATAAGACTACAAGTGACATAGTCATTTTACGAGTCTTATTTTACAAAAACATTATCTCAGAAAAATATAGTAAATGTGTGAAATTCTTATGAATTCTGGATGGAATGTGTGAAAACATGCCGGAAAAAATCGAAAATAAAAGATTTTACAAAGAAAAACACGGAAACTTCCTTAACCATACAGACATGTTGTGCTATAATGAAAAGGGATTTTCTGAAAAGAAATGAATATCGTCTGTATTATGCGATTAACATAAGATAAGAAAAGTGAAAATGTCGGAGGGTAAAAACACATGGCTAAAACTACAAAAAAGAAAACATTAACAAAGAAAACAGCCAAGGCTGCAGCTAAGACAGAATCAAAGACAGCACAGGAACAGCTGAAGCTGACAGCGGAACCGGAAGCGAAGAAAATAACAGCAGAGAAGGAACCGGAAAAACTAACAACGAAAAAGATTGAAAAAATCACGACTGCGAAGGAAGCAGAAAAGCTGACTACAGCACCTGCACCAGAGAAAATCGAAACAAAGGATACCGTGAAGCTGGAAACAAGTGCAGCGAAAACTACAGGGGTAAAGAAGCCGACAGAAGCAAAAGCGGAGACTAAGAAAAAGCCGGCAGCGAAAAAAACTGCGGCAAAGAAAACAACGAAAAAAGAAGAAAGCAAAGAGGAAGCAGTAAAGGCAGAGGATAAACCGGTAAAGAAAGCTGCAAAGAAAACAGCAGCAGCGAAAAAAGCAGAGCCGACAGCGAAAAAGGCTGTGAAGAAGACTGAGGAAAAAAAGGCAGAGAAGAAGCCTGCGGCAAAAAAGGCAGCAGCGAAAAAAGCAGCACCGAAAAAGGCAGATAAGGAAAAGCTGGAGGCTTATGCAGCACTGTCCCTGGATGAAGCAATTCAAAAGGCACAGGCAATGGGTGTGCAGCATGTATACGAGGACTATACAAGATTCCTGCTTGATGAGGCAGACAGTAAACAAATTGCGAAAAACATCATTGATGGAAATGCTCTTTTGGAAAAGGGTTTCACATATGATAAGGACGGCTTTGATACGGATTTGATTTCTGTCGTTCTGGAAAAGGTAGCGGATACCATGGATGTAAAGGCTATGGATTATAAAGAACTGAAAAAGGATATCACGGCATGTCTGAAGGCTGAGATGACAGCAGATGCGGAAGCAAATGCTGCGGAATACCTGAAGGAGTTCAAGGTGTGTGAGAAGCTGCTGATGATCGGGCAGCGCAAAAACATTACAGATGCAGCGATCGTCAGTGATTTGATCGGTGCGGATGTGGATGCGTTTGTAGCACACTTCTTCCAGTTTGCATATGCAATTCTACCAGGCTGGCAGTATGATGATGTAAAATTCTATGAGGACTTTGCATTTGCGGTGCTTTCCCAGTACAGTGATCTGTATGAGAAATATCAGTTGAATATCCTGCTGGATGTTGCAGACCTTTACATCAAGCATGGTGATTTCGGTCATGGTGATGAATGCTATGGCTATATCCTGCGTGACAACCAGATTAAGGACTATATTTATTACCGTTTTGCTTCTGTGTATGAAGACATCGACTTCAACAAGGCGAAGGCACTTGCCTATGAGTCCCTGCAGTATGTTGACGGACGTTATACGTACTACCAGAACATCATGGATATCATTAACAAATAAATGAAAGCTAAGACCGGGAATCGTATGATCTACCGGTCTTTCTTTATGCTGCTTTGCTGAAATCCAATGCAGATAGTGATTGCAGGATTTACGTTACGATATGGAGCTTACAAAACATGATAACATAATAGGTCATTTATAAACTTGGTGGGTGTTTCTCATGAGAGACGTTATACATGGATTTTCTGAGAGAATCCTGATGGGGAATATTTTTTTTTCTAAAAAATGAAGAAAATGCTTGACGTAAGGGAATATTATTTGTTATACTATACAGGCAGTTAGAAGTATGGCGCGTTGGAGAAACGGTTAACTCACTTGCCTTTCACGCAAGCATTCACGGGTTCGAATCCCGTACGCGTCACCATGTACAAATTTAACGAACTATGACAAATAGTTCGTTTTTTTATAAATCTGTGGTATCTGACTATAATCTTTCCTTAAAGTTTATAGTCGGGTACCACTTTTTTGTTATTCGGAGGTAAGGATATGGCTGATAAAACGGACATTATACGCAATAAAAGAATCGTTTCTAACTTCACTCCGCAAGAAATGGAGCAAGTGGAAGAGCTTAGAACGCGAGTAAATATCAATACCTATGGAAAATTAGTTCGTGTTATCTTACTTGCCATTGCCAGAAACCCTGAGTTTGCGTTCCTTGCTTCTAAAGATGATGTTTGGGATGACTTACCTGAGGACATCAGAGAAAATATAGCATTGATTAGTAAGCTTGACGACACATTGGATATTCTGAATGATCAGGGGGTGTTCGATGGGGATGGAGAGGAGGTAAAGAATGGTCCCGGGACTTGAGTTGATAAAAAAGATCCATGCCGGTGCTGATGATACCTGTTATTCCTCCATCCTCACCACTTGGGAAGAAAAATCGAGGTATGAACGATTGGAAGAACTGATGTCTCTTTTATGTAAAGGTATGGATATGCAAACGGCTGTAAATCAGCTGCATATCACTCCGGCCGGCGCAAAAGCTTTGCTGAAGGATTGCGAACATATCCGGATGGATAAAGGAAAACGATGTATGTATGATCATATGCTACAGACCTCTATCTTTCTGGACCAATGTGAAGAAATGATATGCGCTCAAGCGGAAGATGTCTATTACTCACTCAATAGCTTTTATAAGCCTAAGAAAGCAGGCAGTAATGTCAGACATATCAATGCTATGGTATTGGATTTTGACTATTACAAGGATGACAGGTTTATGGACTGGGAAGCTGAAAGATTTTATAAAAAGAAGATTAAGGACAAGCTTCCCTTCCCTCCGACTGCTGTCATGGATTCCGGTCGTGGTCTTTATGTCATCTATGCATTCCAGCACTGTTCCTACCATATGGAAGGTCTCTACAGAGCCATCATGAAGGCGTTCTATATCCGTTTTGAAGAATTATGCATCGATGCCGGTGCGATGCTCATCACGCAGGTGATACGACTACCCGGTACGATCAACAGTAAATCCGGAAGACAGGTAAGGATCCTGCAGTATGAGGATACGGATTACCGTATCCAGGATTTCATTGAAATGCTCCCCTGGTCAGTGATGGAGGTCAAGCAACATCGGCTGAAAAAGGAAAAAAAGAAAAAGCCGGAGAAGGAAGTGAAAAAGGACATATCGGCAAGGAAACCTTATTTTAAAGATTTCTATGAAGACATGCGAAAGCTGATCATCCTAAGGAATCATAACTGCCAGTATGAAGGATACCGAGAGTTGCTGCTATATCTTGTAAGAGAAAGAGCCGTCTGGTCGGGATATACGATCAAGGAATCGGTCGACCTTGCTATGGAGCTGAATAAGGAGATGCATCAGCCCTTGTCTGAAAAGGAAGTGGAAACTGTTTGCAGACCATCGCCGGGGAGACACAAATGTTCGATTGCGAAGATCATCGAAAAACTGAATATCGTGGTGGTTGAGCAAAAAAGGC
This region includes:
- a CDS encoding PDZ domain-containing protein; amino-acid sequence: MEDFEVYEEHNEEDVKQNSFNEKSENTEMNMDDAAAGAPLQKEKKPSFMKRHKNACIISGCLLISIGGGFGGATLAYQLSKSNGNGTVLYQAVEKTNSSKSNTANATSMSVKDIANEAMESVVEIKTESVSTNEFFQQAVQSGAGSGVILSKDGYIVTNNHVIDGASKIKVTTKDGKSYDAKLIGNDSSTDLAVIKVEASNLKPAVLGNSSKLEVGDTAVAIGNPLGELGGTVTSGIISALDREVTIDNQTMHLLQTNAAINPGNSGGGLFNDQGELIGIVNAKSSGSNIEGLGFAIPIDRAKDVITNLIENGYVKGRASLGVTLTLGTSNNPFSSDTSTQVYIASVVEGKAADKAGLQAGDQILKVDDKDVESISDVKTVVNSHKAGETMKITVLRDRSTKTFTVTLGEADNTTSSSDEGTSRQTPNQNR
- a CDS encoding neurofilament protein; the protein is MAKTTKKKTLTKKTAKAAAKTESKTAQEQLKLTAEPEAKKITAEKEPEKLTTKKIEKITTAKEAEKLTTAPAPEKIETKDTVKLETSAAKTTGVKKPTEAKAETKKKPAAKKTAAKKTTKKEESKEEAVKAEDKPVKKAAKKTAAAKKAEPTAKKAVKKTEEKKAEKKPAAKKAAAKKAAPKKADKEKLEAYAALSLDEAIQKAQAMGVQHVYEDYTRFLLDEADSKQIAKNIIDGNALLEKGFTYDKDGFDTDLISVVLEKVADTMDVKAMDYKELKKDITACLKAEMTADAEANAAEYLKEFKVCEKLLMIGQRKNITDAAIVSDLIGADVDAFVAHFFQFAYAILPGWQYDDVKFYEDFAFAVLSQYSDLYEKYQLNILLDVADLYIKHGDFGHGDECYGYILRDNQIKDYIYYRFASVYEDIDFNKAKALAYESLQYVDGRYTYYQNIMDIINK